The Altererythrobacter sp. H2 genomic sequence AGCGCAGGATACCGTGGCGGGATGGGGCCCGGCCGATTTCCCGTCCGCGCTGGCCACCCTCCAGCGCGACGTAGCGCGGGAGCGTGCACGGGTCGAGGCCAGCCCCGGACAGTGGATGCCGCTGGAAACCCTCGCCATGGTATTGCACGCCCGCGGCCAGCTCAACGGGTCGCACGCGGACCATGCAGCAGCGCTTGACGCGGTCAACGCGGCCCGGGCCGCGGCACCCGCAGCCAGCGGTCCGGTTCTGGCCCGGGCCGTGGTTGCGCTGTCGCTGCACCAGAACACGATTGCCAGGGAAGAAGTCGCCCGGCTGGCGCATTTTGCCATCCCGCCCGCTCCAAGCGATCTGGCCGAAGCGGAGGCGATCCGGGGCGATGTAGCGTTCTACGCCGGACACTATGCCAGGGCGATCCGGCACTATCGCGCGGCGGACCGGATCGAACGCAGCCCGGGCACTATGGTGCGACTGGCCGACTGGCATCGCCACATGGGTGATTTCGATGCGGCACGGACGCTGCTGGGGCGAGGTCTGGCCGACCGGGCGACAACAACGCCCTGGATGCGGGCGAGCTATCTGCTCCAGCTGGGTGCGATAGAGCTGCAATCAGGAAACTGGGCTGCCGCCGAGCGCCTCTTCAGCGCAGCGGACCGGGCCTTTCCCGACTGGTGGCTGGTCAAAGCCCATCTGGGCCAGATGGCCGCCGTGCGCAGCGACTTCGCCACAGCTGAAATGCTTTACCGCGAGGCGATGACCGGTGCCGAGCGCCCTTCCGTGATGGATGCGCTCGCGGCCCTGTATCGGGCGATGGGCCGGACGGCGGATGCCGATGCGCTGGCGGTCCGGGCCGCAGCGTTGTGGAACGCGCGCGTGGACAGCCACCCTGAAGCCTATGCCGACCATGCATTCGAAGCGGCGCTGGCGGCGGGCGACCCGGTCCGCGCGTGGCGACTGGCGGCGCTGAACTACCGGGCAAGGCCTTATGGCGATGGCCGCATCGGCCTTGCCCGAGCGGCGCTGGCGCGGGGGCGTGCGCAAAGTGCGCGGGCAATTCTCGAAGAACTGGAGCGGACCGGGTGGCGCTCTACCGAGCAATACCGTGTGCTGGCAGATGTCTGCACGCAGATCGGCGATCGCACCTGTGCGGCGCGCGCCCGGCGGCAAGCGCTTGCGATCAGCCCGCAGGCCTAT encodes the following:
- a CDS encoding tetratricopeptide repeat protein, with translation MAGWGPADFPSALATLQRDVARERARVEASPGQWMPLETLAMVLHARGQLNGSHADHAAALDAVNAARAAAPAASGPVLARAVVALSLHQNTIAREEVARLAHFAIPPAPSDLAEAEAIRGDVAFYAGHYARAIRHYRAADRIERSPGTMVRLADWHRHMGDFDAARTLLGRGLADRATTTPWMRASYLLQLGAIELQSGNWAAAERLFSAADRAFPDWWLVKAHLGQMAAVRSDFATAEMLYREAMTGAERPSVMDALAALYRAMGRTADADALAVRAAALWNARVDSHPEAYADHAFEAALAAGDPVRAWRLAALNYRARPYGDGRIGLARAALARGRAQSARAILEELERTGWRSTEQYRVLADVCTQIGDRTCAARARRQALAISPQAYHPRADLLAFGHH